One segment of Schistocerca nitens isolate TAMUIC-IGC-003100 chromosome 3, iqSchNite1.1, whole genome shotgun sequence DNA contains the following:
- the LOC126248898 gene encoding protein FAM107B has protein sequence MLPRPAPSILQKMNVFEDQSDRLGRSQQEPCAYIRSGVAGLAMIPEAEVETRNTRHTTGGGGGTAPPAPPLPPVDHDGLILPRKLQNPCMESADRRSLHRELLFNQKTGKNVLNQKSELQRAFGRHREQQARRELEQQKASSLSDLQRLIEERQKRLLMMEKDDDADSCSGSEPEFMKVHARLRSKMDSK, from the exons ATGTTGCCCCGTCCGGCGCCGAGTATTCTGCAAAAAATGAATGTTTTTGAGGACCAAAGTGACAGATTGGGTAGAAGTCAACAGGAGCCGTGCGCATATATCCGATCAG GTGTTGCTGGTTTGGCTATGATCCCAGAAGCAGAAGTGGAGACTCGCAATACTCGCCACACTACTGGGGGTGGAGGTGGTACAGCCCCCCCTGCACCACCGTTGCCGCCAGTTGATCATGATGGGCTTATTTTACCTCGGAAACTTCAAAACCCCTGTATGGAATCTGCAGACAGGCGTAGTCTTCACCGTGAATTACTCTTCAACCAAAAGAC TGGGAAAAATGTCTTGAATCAAAAGTCAGAACTGCAGCGAGCATTTGGCCGCCACCGTGAGCAGCAAGCGAGACGAGAACTGGAGCAGCAGAAGGCCAGCTCCCTGTCTGATCTACAGAGGCTCATTGAAGAACGACAGAAACGATTGCTAATG atggaGAAAGATGATGATGCAGACAGTTGTTCCGGTAGTGAGCCAGAATTCATGAAAGTTCATGCTAGACTAAGATCTAAAATGGATTCAAAATAA